In Mastacembelus armatus chromosome 5, fMasArm1.2, whole genome shotgun sequence, a single genomic region encodes these proteins:
- the nfatc2b gene encoding nuclear factor of activated T-cells, cytoplasmic 2, protein MTSSEDISQEELDFSDLFLYNASGEEFLVGCDKVDAGALLQSDNQPPLLVADPHSQDLSASNQAASSQNPSHHSATIENLSGAGFDSWGLISRPGNIPAPSPRIEITPSGDSLSSQTLEPSPGSKVLGAYRECVSPASSNSSTGWPAEAYSPVASPCVSPSNGGGCNMGLSALDLCPGLQSINTSSAHSSPGASPRNSIPDETILLSQHLRTAAPITHQRSRSASPHVKRTYDQAHSNQEGIPVKQRSRSPSPIPSPHEQQGSYYLHQYQAPVEFQAQVQTSFQSLDEDWNSSSLCRAAPSAVVRNAHGRARKQDCVYGEGYEWVIQQEKIKKTEANVKSETFYMLPAVWHPPLQPVHPGPFSGFSLEPPLPSLEWSLPSQYGQYNLLVQQQPRSHHRAQYETEGSRGPVKTPNGGHPEVQLCGYQDTAPLGLQIFIGTADERLLKPHAFYQVHRITGKTVTTPSIERVINGTKVVEIPLEPKNHMRVLIDCVGILKLRNADIELRNGETDIGRKNTRVRLVFRVHIPQPGNQVVSLQVASDPIECSQRSAQELPAVERQDLEQCSVLGGQQMVLTGQNFTPDSKVVFSEKTQDGQQIWEVEATVDRDKTQVNMLFVEVPPYRDRTIYQPAKVNFYVINGKKKRSQPQHFTYTPLIAIKSEPLDDYQLNSYSYSESLQALNAPPTLYHLTTVDPRACMLTPEPLDNQPVYYQSRNSTLINSPLLYHTVNQHYSNCGTALLSGSPKASHSAPSPSQCISVRNPVSKLNDSPQVGEQFEASLVSTHKSFMQTVLPLGKSSPSRYIQSQAQGKAGCRIEPGRENNEERVPERVTVKQENLNYAYLEDVNDIIKRDLKGHNGE, encoded by the exons ATGACATCTAGTGAAGACATAAGTCAGGAGGAGCTGGACTTTTCCGACTTGTTTCTGTATAATGCATCTGGAGAAGAGTTCCTTGTCGGCTGTGACAAAG TTGATGCAGGTGCTCTGCTTCAGAGTGACAACCAGCCTCCCCTGCTGGTGGCTGACCCTCACTCTCAGGATCTGTCTGCCTCCAACCAGGCAGCCTCCAGTCAGAATCCCTCCCATCACAGTGCTACCATAGAAAACCTGTCTGGAGCTGGGTTTGACTCCTGGGGGCTAATATCAAGACCAGGGAACATTCCTGCTCCTAGCCCCAGGATTGAGATCACTCCGTCAGGCGATTCACTCAGCTCACAGACCCTGGAGCCCAGCCCTGGCTCCAAAGTCCTCGGAGCCTACAGGGAGTGTGTAAGCCCTGCCAGCAGTAACTCCTCCACAGGATGGCCAGCCGAGGCATACTCTCCCGTGGCATCACCATGTGTTTCCCCTTCCAACGGAGGTGGCTGCAATATGGGGTTGTCTGCCCTAGATCTCTGCCCAGGTCTCCAGAGTATCAACACTTCTTCAGCCCATTCCTCTCCAGGAGCATCACCTCGTAACAGCATCCCAGATGAAACCATTCTTCTGTCACAACACCTACGCACTGCCGCACCAATTACCCATCAACGCTCCCGCTCTGCCTCACCCCATGTAAAGCGTACCTATGACCAGGCTCACTCCAATCAGGAAGGCATTCCTGTCAAGCAGCGCTCCAGGAGTCCCAGCCCTATCCCCTCTCCCCATGAGCAGCAGGGATCTTACTACCTCCACCAATACCAGGCTCCAGTTGAATTTCAGGCCCAAGTTCAGACCTCTTTCCAAAGCCTGGATGAGGACTGGAATAGTTCCAGTCTATGCAGAGCAGCGCCTTCTGCAGTGGTGCGTAATGCACATGGGCGGGCCCGGAAACAGGACTGTGTGTATGGAGAGGGATATGAGTGGGTCATTCAGCAGGAGAAGATTAAAAAGACTGAAGCTAATGTCAAGTCTGAGACTTTCTATATGCTCCCAGCTGTCTGGCATCCTCCTCTTCAGCCAGTTCATCCTGGACCATTCAG tgGATTCTCCCTGGAGCCCCCACTTCCCTCATTAGAGTGGTCATTGCCCAGTCAGTATGGTCAGTACAATTTACTGGTCCAACAACAGCCCAGGTCTCACCACAGAGCTCAATATGAGACTGAGGGCAGTCGTGGACCTGTAAAAACACCTAATGGAGGGCACCCAGAagttcag CTTTGTGGGTACCAAGACACAGCTCCACTGGGGTTGCAGATCTTCATAGGGACAGCAGACGAGAGGCTTCTGAAACCCCACGCCTTCTACCAGGTCCACCGCATCACAGGGAAGACCGTCACTACACCCAGCATAGAAAGGGTGATCAATGGCACCAAAGTGGTAGAGATCCCTCTGGAGCCAAAGAACCACATGAGAGTTTT GATTGACTGTGTAGGGATTCTGAAATTGAGAAATGCTGATATCGAACTGAGGAACGGTGAGACAGACATCGGACGAAAAAACACACGTGTGCGTTTGGTGTTTCGTGTTCACATTCCTCAACCTGGAAACCAGGTTGTGTCTCTTCAAGTTGCATCTGATCCTATTGAATGCT CCCAGCGCTCAGCTCAGGAGCTCCCTGCAGTCGAGAGGCAGGACCTGGAGCAATGCTCAGTACTCGGTGGTCAACAAATGGTTCTCACTGGACAAAATTTCACACCAGACTCCAAAGTGGTATTCTCTGAGAAGACGCAAG ATGGGCAGCAAATCTGGGAAGTGGAGGCCACTGTAGACAGAGACAAAACCCAAGTT AACATGCTGTTTGTTGAGGTCCCTCCTTACAGAGACCGGACCATTTACCAACCAGCCAAAGTCAACTTCTACGTCATCAATGGGAAGAAGAAGCGCAGTCAGCCTCAGCACTTCACCTACACTCCTTTGATAG CCATTAAATCAGAGCCACTGGATGACTATCAGTTGAATTCATATAGCTATTCAGAGAGCCTTCAAGCCTTGAATGCTCCTCCGACACTGTACCATCTAACCACTGTAGACCCCAGAGCCTGCATGTTAACACCTGAACCGCTGGACAATCAACCAGTCTATTACCAGTCCAGAAACAGCACTCTGATCAACAGCCCCTTGTTGTACCACACGGTAAACCAACATTACAGCAACTGTGGCACCGCCCTCCTCAGTGGTTCCCCAAAGGCTTCCCACTCTGCACCTAGTCCCAGTCAGTGTATCAGTGTCAGAAACCCTGTGAGTAAGCTGAATGACAGTCCTCAGGTTGGTGAACAATTTGAGGCCAGTTTGGTGTCAACGCATAAGAGTTTCATGCAGACGGTGCTGCCACTTGGGAAGTCATCACCTTCAAGATACATTCAAAGTCAAGCTCAGGGAAAAGCTGGATGCAGAATCGAGCCAGGTAGAGAAAATAATGAGGAGCGGGTGCCAGAGAGGGTCACGGTCAAACAAGAGAACCTCAATTA